The proteins below are encoded in one region of Populus alba chromosome 2, ASM523922v2, whole genome shotgun sequence:
- the LOC118044153 gene encoding uncharacterized protein, which translates to MLLSPGHSPRHLSSPSPYSNSENTLQISSNSSSIDNTPINPSKRPTVLDEDTYVATIEKIIERDFFPDISKLRDRLDWLEAMKSGDPIQIRDAQLKIMERRGKKVNNPSSDGSIRSRNRTQTPGSTFMRGLTPFDEFDSRMQTPSVVMDRGLSSNAESNENEVAVDKNLSLDDFFRRYTSEDNDSFSKILEKVNRKRKERYEHLLEGEKEDVKLIGDAKRDRITDGFGTSDQPPSTLEGWKYTAKNLLMYHPADRGEAPLTEEEQAVRLKGLTKEINRSSTRFHGKMLDTRPRDDGVVEVLYTPVAGATPLPMYDRDGDKAKKYDLEDLRRTPDRFYVESGKKADDGYSFVRTPSPAPGVDESPFITWGEIEGTPMRLEPEDTPIDIGGSGNGPHFKIPNPPARDVKAHSLSREASRRLREKSKMFQKPPLPSPSRGGSASPSVRTLSPAAQKFVRNAISRSSSSVDETLRASYRGASPGVGTPKSGRSISRFGRDGSISSRSPSIRENSNPPW; encoded by the coding sequence ATGCTACTCTCTCCAGGACACTCACCACGCCACCTTTCATCTCCGTCACCAtattcaaattccgaaaatACCCTCCAGATCTCCAGCAATTCCTCCTCAATCGACAACACCCCGATAAACCCTAGTAAACGGCCCACGGTTCTTGACGAGGACACCTATGTGGCCACCATCGAGAAAATCATCGAGCGCGACTTCTTCCCTGATATCTCGAAGCTACGTGACCGTCTTGATTGGCTCGAAGCAATGAAATCGGGCGATCCGATCCAAATCCGAGATGCCCAGTTGAAGATTATGGAGCGCCGTGGCAAAAAGGTAAATAATCCCAGCTCCGACGGCAGCATACGGAGTAGAAATCGAACCCAAACCCCAGGTTCTACTTTTATGCGTGGTCTTACTCCATTTGATGAATTTGATAGCAGGATGCAAACACCTAGCGTTGTTATGGATAGGGGATTATCTAGTAACGCAGAGTCTAATGAGAATGAAGTTGCTGTTGATAAGAATTTGAGTTTAGACGATTTTTTTAGGAGATATACGAGTGAGGATAACGATAGCTTTTCAAAGATATTAGAGAAAGTGAATAGGAAAAGGAAGGAGAGATATGAGCATTTGTTAGAAGGTGAAAAGGAGGATGTTAAATTGATTGGGGATGCGAAGAGGGATAGGATTACAGATGGTTTTGGAACTTCTGATCAGCCACCGAGCACATTGGAAGGATGGAAGTACACAGCGAAGAATTTGCTGATGTATCATCCGGCTGATAGGGGTGAGGCTCCATTGACTGAGGAGGAACAGGCTGTTAGATTGAAGGGTTTGACTAAAGAAATCAATAGGTCCAGCACACGTTTTCATGGTAAGATGTTGGATACTAGGCCAAGAGATGATGGTGTTGTTGAGGTGCTTTATACTCCTGTAGCTGGGGCTACTCCACTTCCTATGTATGATAGGGACGGGGATAAGGCAAAGAAGTATGATTTGGAGGATTTGAGGAGGACACCAGATAGGTTTTATGTGGAATCAGGGAAGAAGGCAGATGATGGGTATAGTTTTGTTAGGACACCATCACCGGCTCCTGGAGTTGATGAGTCGCCATTTATTACTTGGGGTGAGATTGAAGGGACACCAATGAGGTTGGAACCTGAGGATACCCCGATTGATATTGGTGGTAGTGGCAATGGGCCGCATTTTAAAATCCCTAATCCACCTGCACGGGATGTGAAGGCCCATTCATTGTCAAGGGAGGCTTCGCGAAGGTTGAGGGAGAAGTCAAAGATGTTTCAAAAGCCACCGTTGCCCTCTCCAAGTAGAGGGGGCAGCGCTAGTCCAAGTGTGCGAACGCTCTCTCCTGCTGCACAGAAGTTTGTGAGAAATGCAATTTCCAGGTCTTCATCCTCTGTAGATGAAACCCTCCGTGCCAGTTATAGAGGGGCAAGTCCAGGAGTTGGTACTCCTAAGAGTGGAAGGAGTATCTCGAGGTTTGGAAGAGATGGGAGCATAAGTTCCAGGTCACCTTCTATAAGGGAGAATTCTAATCCTCCTTGGTAA
- the LOC118044151 gene encoding OBERON-like protein, whose translation MLPPRQQPCAAGLQTSLSLVSSDLHLSPDAQEPRSNSDNIRESPAESASSQETWPTVDAMMKKKMENDKVDNDCPGQSIIRRISGADKISFRDIAGERVDIISEKMQHLPDDFLDELKNGLRVMLEGSGGSQHREEFLILQKLVHNRSDLTAKTLIRAHRVQLEILVAINTGIQAFLHPSISLSQTSLIEVFVFKRCRNIACQNQLPADDCTCEICASKSGFCNLCMCVICNKFDFEVNTCRWIGCDLCSHWTHTDCAIRDGQICMGPSVKSGGGPTEMLFRCRACNRTSELLGWVKDVFQHCAPAWEREALTRELDFVSRIFRGSEDPRGRKLFWKCEELIEKMKGGLAESTACRVILMFFQELEVDSPKSLENGEGGRLIAPQEACNRIAEVVQEAIRKMEMVADEKMRMFKKARMALEACDRELEEKAKEVTELKLDRQKKKLQIEDLERIVRLKQAEADMFQLKANEAKREAERLQRIALAKTDKSEEEYASSYLKLRLSEAEAEKQYLFEKIKLQESSRASQSSGGADPSQVLAYSKIHEILHGYNVPPKTEAQPNDRHHFRTNP comes from the exons ATGCTTCCTCCACGACAGCAACCGTGTGCAGCTGGACTACAAACATCACTGTCCTTGGTGTCGTCGGATCTTCACTTGTCCCCTGATGCACAGGAACCAAGATCAAATTCTGATAATATTCGTGAATCTCCTGCAGAAAGTGCTAGTTCACAAGAAACTTGGCCTACTGTTGATGCCATGATGAAAAAGAAGATGGAGAATGACAAGGTGGATAATGATTGCCCTGGACAGTCCATCATTCGTCGCATCTCAGGTGCAGATAAGATATCTTTTCGTGACATAGCTGGGGAACGAGTTGACATTATCTCTGAAAAGATGCAACATTTACCTGACGACTTTCTTGATGAGCTAAAGAATGGTCTTCGGGTTATGCTTGAAGGAAGTGGTGGTTCACAGCACAGAGAGGAATTTTTGATTTTACAGAAGCTTGTTCATAATAGGTCTGATTTGACAGCAAAGACTTTGATTAGAGCACACCGAGTACAGCTAGAAATACTTGTTGCAATAAACACTGGAATTCAGGCATTTTTGCATCCAAGTATTAGTCTCTCCCAAACTTCCCTGATTGAGGTCTTTGTGTTTAAGAGATGCAGAAATATAGCATGCCAAAACCAACTTCCAGCTGATGACTGTACCTGTGAAATATGTGCCAGCAAAAGTGGTTTCTGCAATCTCTGCATGTGTGTGATCTGTAACAAGTTTGATTTTGAAGTGAACACATGCCGTTGGATTGGTTGTGATTTGTGTTCTCATTGGACTCACACAGATTGTGCTATTCGTGATGGACAAATTTGTATGGGCCCATCTGTTAAGAGTGGAGGTGGCCCAACTGAAATGCTTTTCCGTTGCCGAGCCTGCAATCGAACATCTGAGCTCTTGGGGTGGGTGAAAGATGTTTTCCAACACTGTGCACCAGCATGGGAACGAGAGGCTTTAACAAGGGAACTTGATTTTGTTAGTAGAATCTTCCGAGGAAGTGAAGACCCTAGAGGGAGGAAACTCTTTTGGAAGTGCGAAGAACTTATTGAGAAAATGAAGGGTGGACTTGCAGAGTCAACAGCTTGCAGAGTGATATTGATGTTCTTCCAAG AGCTTGAGGTGGACTCTCCAAAGAGCCTGGAAAATGGGGAGGGTGGGAGGCTAATAGCCCCGCAGGAGGCCTGCAACCGAATTGCTGAAGTGGTGCAAGAGGCCATAAGGAAGATGGAGATGGTGGCTGATGAGAAGATGAGAATGTTTAAGAAAGCACGCATGGCTCTTGAGGCATGCGACCGCGAGCTGGAGGAAAAGGCCAAGGAAGTGACAGAACTAAAGCTAGACaggcaaaaaaagaagctacAGATAGAAGATCTAGAGAGGATTGTGAGGCTTAAGCAGGCAGAGGCTGACATGTTCCAGCTCAAAGCCAACGAGGCAAAGCGAGAGGCTGAGAGGCTGCAGAGAATTGCGCTTGCTAAGACAGACAAATCAGAGGAAGAATATGCTAGCAGTTACCTCAAGCTACGTTTAAGTGAAGCTGAGGCAGAGAAGCAATATCTATTTGAGAAGATTAAGCTGCAGGAGAGTTCACGTGCATCACAAAGCAGTGGCGGGGCTGACCCTTCACAGGTGTTGGCATATTCCAAAATCCATGAAATTCTTCATGGGTACAATGTCCCCCCAAAGACAGAAGCACAGCCAAACGATCGCCACCATTTCAGGACAAATCCCTGA
- the LOC118044149 gene encoding uncharacterized protein, producing MEFCPTCGMLLRYEPPNMGQVARFYCPTCPYFASIESRVKIKRKQKLAKKEIEPIFTLEDMKTGGAETDATCPHCNFGRACFQQIQIRSADEPATTFYFCLNEKCGRMWRED from the exons atggaaTTTTGCCCAACATGTGGGATGCTATTGCGATATGAGCCGCCAAATATGGGGCAAGTAGCTAGATTTTATTGCCCTACCTGTCCCTATTTTGCTTCGATTGAGAGCAGG gttaagataaagagaaagcaaaagcttgctaagaaagaaattgaaccTATTTTCACCCTCGAGGACATGAAGACAGGCGGTGCTGAAACTGACG CAACATGTCCTCATTGCAACTTCGGAAGAGCTTGTTTCCAGCAGATACAAATTAGATCAGCTGATGAGCCAGCAACAACATTTTACTTCTGCTTGAATGAGAAGTGTGGTAGGATGTGGCGTGAGGACTGA